The Natranaeroarchaeum aerophilus DNA window TCGCGGAGCCACTCGACGAAGGAGACGAACGACGGGATCGCGTGCAGTTCGATCCACTCCGCGAGGTAGAACTGTTCGGGCGGCTCGTCGACGCCGCTTGCCCACTCCAGGTAGATCCACTCCGCCGGGATGAGCACTGCGAGCGTTTCGGCGTACCCGCCCTCCTCGCCCGCCCGCACGAGCAGGTCCTCGAACGCGGCCGTCGCGGGGGTGAGTTCCGGGTCGGTTCGCTTGCTCTCGGGCACGTCCAGCGCGTCGAACGACCGCTTGAAGTACTCGTTTTCGTCGCTCGTAATCGCGTCGAGAAACTCGATGAGGCGTCGCTTCTCTGCCATCGTCGGCGCGTCGGCGACCGCCTCCGCGAACGTGCCGACCAGCGTGTTCACGAACGCGTAGTCCTGCACCAGATATCGGGCCATGACGACGTCGTCGAGGGTGCCGTCGATCAGCTCCTGCGTGAACCGGTGTTCGACTGCCTCGGTCCACGTCGGCTCGCTGCGCTCGCGGAGCCAGTCGGTAAACCGTGGGTCCGCGACTTGCTCGGCGTACGTTGCGTAGGACGACAGGATGTCTTCGGACTCCCCGGTACTCACAGGTCCCACCCCTCCTGCGTGTAGGCCATCTCCCAGAACTGGTGTTCGAGTCGCGCGCTCGTCAGGAACGCTTCGCGCATCGCGTCGTGCTCGCCCGGGTAGCGCTCGCCACACCGGTCCACGAGTTCGCGCATCCAGTCGACGGCCTCGTGGAACTCCTCGCTGGTGTACTTCTCGATGAAGGGTGTGTACCGGTGTTCCTCCTGGGCCAGTTCTGCCATGTGTTCGGCGATATCGAGGTAGCCCTGTCCGCAGGGGTAGATCGCGGCCGCGATTTCGGCGAGCGAGCCCTCGTGGGCGGTCCGGACGAGGAAGTTGGTGTAGGCCACGCAGGTCGGCGCTTTCGTCGTCGCCTCCAGTTCCTCCACGGAGAGC harbors:
- a CDS encoding TenA family protein, translating into MSTGESEDILSSYATYAEQVADPRFTDWLRERSEPTWTEAVEHRFTQELIDGTLDDVVMARYLVQDYAFVNTLVGTFAEAVADAPTMAEKRRLIEFLDAITSDENEYFKRSFDALDVPESKRTDPELTPATAAFEDLLVRAGEEGGYAETLAVLIPAEWIYLEWASGVDEPPEQFYLAEWIELHAIPSFVSFVEWLREELDRVGPTLSPRRQQRVAHLFERTVDLEAAFFDAAYEQSPPSLRVDSE
- the tenA gene encoding thiaminase II, which translates into the protein MTFSDELLDDGQHIWEAQKNHPFVTELADGTLDPAAFETWVRQDYRYLLDYARTFAIGGTKAGDEETMTSLLGVAHTTLDYEMDLHREFAADYGLSVEELEATTKAPTCVAYTNFLVRTAHEGSLAEIAAAIYPCGQGYLDIAEHMAELAQEEHRYTPFIEKYTSEEFHEAVDWMRELVDRCGERYPGEHDAMREAFLTSARLEHQFWEMAYTQEGWDL